One genomic window of Mus musculus strain C57BL/6J chromosome 4, GRCm38.p6 C57BL/6J includes the following:
- the Dffb gene encoding DNA fragmentation factor subunit beta isoform X1: protein MCAVLRQPKCVKLRALHSACKFGVAARSCQELLRKGCVRFQLPMPGSRLCLYEDGTEVTDDCFPGLPNDAELLLLTAGETWHGYVSDITRFLSVFNEPHAGVIQAARQLLSDEQAPLRQKLLADLLHHVSQNITAETREQDPSWFEGLESRFRNKSGYLRYSCESRIRGYLREVSAYTSMVDEAAQEEYLRVLGSMCQKLKSVQYNGSYFDRGAEASSRLCTPEGWFSCQGPFDLESCLSKHSINPYGNRESRILFSTWNLDHI, encoded by the exons ATGTGCGCGGTGCTCCGCCAACCCAAATGCGTCAAGTTGCGAGCCCTACATAGCGCCTGCAAGTTCGGCGTGGCGGCCCGGAGCTGCCAGGAGCTGCTGCGTAAGGGCTGCGTCCGCTTCCAG CTCCCGATGCCCGGTTCCCGGCTGTGCCTGTACGAAGATGGCACGGAGGTGACGGACGACTGCTTCCCGGGCCTTCCCAACGACGCTGAGCTCCTATTGCTCACCGCTGGCGAGACCTGGCATGGCT ATGTGAGTGACATCACACGTTTCCTCAGTGTGTTTAATGAGCCACATGCCGGCGTCATCCAGGCTGCACGGCAACTGCTGTCAGATGAGCAGGCCCCACTGAGGCAAAAGCTGCTGGCCGATCTTCTGCATCACGTGAGCCAGAATATTACTGCAGAGACCCGGGAGCAGGACCCATCCTGGTTTGAAG GTTTGGAGTCGAGATTCAGGAATAAGTCGGGCTATCTGAGATACAGCTGTGAGAGTCGGATCCGGGGTTACCTAAGAGAG GTGAGCGCTTACACCTCTATGGTGGATGAAGCAGCTCAAGAAGAGTACCTGCGAGTCCTTGGCTCCATGTGCCAGAAGCTCAAATCGGTGCAGTACAATGGCAGCTATTTCGACAGAGGTGCAGAGGCCAGCAGCCGCCTCTGTACTCCAGAAGGATGGTTCTCCTGCCAG GGCCCCTTTGACCTGGAGAGCTGTCTTTCCAAGCACTCCATCAA